One region of Bradyrhizobium betae genomic DNA includes:
- a CDS encoding L,D-transpeptidase: MTKFSAVRRSLSPRAVTAFAFATALLAMPFAAQAQTLGYAPMQPQGYPQDQTYSQGYANQGYATDEPQAADEDAVLPDRLRRQIVSFDRNEPAGTIVIDTANTYLYYVLGNGRAMRYGVGVGREGFTWAGVQTVSRKAEWPDWHPPAEMIARQPYLPRFVAGGPGNPLGARAMYLGSSEYRIHGTNDPTTIGKFVSSGCIRLTNEDVSDLFSRVTVGTRVVVLPKNAPLMAKGGDPVRKRPAVTTLPSGRQALNVTTSAVN, encoded by the coding sequence ATGACAAAGTTCTCTGCAGTCCGTCGCAGCCTCTCGCCGCGCGCCGTCACCGCTTTTGCCTTCGCGACCGCGTTGCTGGCCATGCCGTTCGCGGCACAGGCCCAGACGCTCGGTTACGCACCGATGCAGCCGCAGGGCTATCCGCAAGACCAGACGTATTCGCAGGGTTACGCAAACCAGGGCTATGCGACCGACGAGCCGCAAGCGGCCGACGAAGATGCTGTGCTGCCCGATCGGCTGCGCCGGCAGATTGTCAGCTTCGACCGCAACGAGCCGGCCGGCACCATCGTGATCGATACCGCCAACACCTACCTTTACTATGTGCTCGGCAATGGCCGTGCCATGCGCTACGGCGTCGGCGTGGGGCGCGAGGGCTTTACCTGGGCGGGAGTGCAGACTGTCAGCCGGAAGGCGGAGTGGCCGGACTGGCATCCGCCGGCTGAGATGATCGCGCGCCAGCCCTATCTGCCGCGCTTCGTCGCCGGCGGTCCCGGCAATCCCCTCGGGGCCCGTGCGATGTATCTCGGCTCGAGCGAATATCGCATCCACGGCACCAACGATCCCACCACGATCGGCAAGTTCGTCTCGTCCGGCTGCATCCGATTGACCAACGAGGATGTGAGCGACCTGTTCAGCCGCGTCACTGTCGGCACCAGGGTCGTGGTGCTTCCGAAGAACGCGCCGCTGATGGCGAAGGGCGGCGATCCCGTTCGCAAGCGTCCTGCCGTGACGACACTGCCCTCGGGTCGGCAGGCCCTGAACGTCACGACATCGGCCGTGAACTGA
- a CDS encoding DUF2865 domain-containing protein: MKRRSIGKLAGSAAAVFAVASLGLALAPSAHAEDFFSALFGGFGRRPPPQIQMPFANEDLPRYDTPRQRASYGGGTAYCVRGCDGRYFPAQGSDAESKAQSCKSFCPTSETSLVYGSNIDNATTEAGKSYSDLPNAFRYRNEIVAGCTCNGKDPAGLAQLKAEQDPTLRKGDIVASADGLVVANRNANDRRGVAMNFSPLPESVRARFRQVPVVAKE; encoded by the coding sequence ATGAAGAGACGTTCGATCGGCAAACTGGCCGGCAGCGCGGCGGCGGTCTTCGCCGTCGCCTCCCTCGGTCTCGCGCTGGCGCCATCGGCGCATGCGGAGGATTTCTTCTCGGCGCTGTTCGGCGGATTCGGACGGCGGCCGCCTCCGCAGATTCAAATGCCCTTCGCCAACGAGGACTTGCCGCGCTATGACACACCGCGCCAGCGCGCTTCCTATGGCGGCGGCACGGCCTATTGCGTGCGCGGCTGCGATGGCCGTTATTTCCCGGCGCAGGGAAGTGATGCCGAGAGCAAGGCGCAATCCTGCAAGAGCTTCTGCCCGACCTCGGAAACATCACTGGTCTATGGCAGCAATATCGACAACGCTACGACCGAGGCCGGGAAATCCTACTCCGACTTGCCGAACGCGTTCCGCTACCGCAACGAGATCGTTGCGGGCTGCACCTGCAACGGCAAGGATCCGGCGGGGCTCGCGCAGCTCAAGGCCGAGCAGGATCCCACCTTGCGCAAGGGCGACATCGTCGCAAGCGCGGACGGCTTGGTGGTCGCCAACCGCAACGCCAACGATCGCCGCGGTGTCGCGATGAACTTCTCGCCCTTGCCGGAATCGGTGCGTGCCAGATTCCGGCAGGTGCCGGTGGTGGCGAAGGAGTAG
- a CDS encoding methyl-accepting chemotaxis protein encodes MLNRLSVSTLLKAVIFSTALVVVIGFSISAWSSWIRLQQASRIVDIAAASADVFKAMANIRADRSTTNRQLTSDIQVDPDIEKYIRGIRDELMPALARAIDILPSIDIPQRDTIVADLARLNKALLAQQGEFWTEVAKPKASRRLALAKEYLDSEDGLMTILEKLSPVLATSVNHQDATIDQLLMIKQMAWLLRQNAGESSVIVGNALTSGKVPPEAQLAFTKFVGATDAAWSAIELAATGMQLPPALSASMADTKSVYFDPQYTGTRDGIIAAVAKGEKASMTANQWSPFSVGRMASAIKLADSALAAARDHAAAQRAGALQSLLVQLALLVTAIVLTGAAMLAVSRRVITPLHRIRDAMLKVAGGDLGVDSGYLDRKDEIGSLAGALETFKQQAVDKLKIEEQERERNAGAAARQRAIETYVGEFEGVVHKSLGELSEASSEMRKTSGDLSEVSRQTNERVEVAGRASNEASSSVESVAAAAEELSASINDISQQAAHAAGIASRAVNQARETDGTVQGLAQSAGRIGEVVGLINTIAAQTNLLALNATIEAARAGEAGRGFAVVASEVKSLASQTAKATEEISEQIADIQKVAGDAINAIQAIGGIIGEVNEVATAIAAAVQEQGAATQEITRSTQYAAQGTKNVSDNITGVKADADTAAGAADNVKQASEILETQSRQLGEQVSDFLGKIRAA; translated from the coding sequence ATGCTCAATCGCTTGTCCGTTTCCACGTTGCTGAAGGCGGTGATCTTCTCCACCGCGCTCGTCGTCGTCATCGGCTTCTCGATCAGCGCATGGAGCTCATGGATTCGGCTTCAGCAGGCCAGCCGGATCGTCGACATTGCCGCGGCCTCGGCCGACGTATTCAAGGCCATGGCCAACATCCGGGCCGACCGCTCGACCACAAACCGCCAATTGACCAGCGACATCCAGGTCGATCCCGACATCGAGAAATACATTCGTGGCATTCGCGACGAACTGATGCCGGCCCTGGCGCGCGCAATCGACATCCTTCCCTCGATCGACATTCCGCAGCGTGACACGATCGTGGCCGATCTGGCGCGGTTGAACAAGGCGCTGCTGGCGCAGCAAGGCGAGTTCTGGACCGAAGTCGCCAAGCCCAAGGCTTCACGCAGGCTCGCGCTCGCCAAGGAATATCTCGATAGCGAGGATGGACTGATGACCATCCTTGAAAAGCTGTCGCCCGTGCTCGCAACCAGTGTCAACCACCAGGACGCCACGATCGACCAGCTTCTGATGATCAAGCAGATGGCCTGGCTGCTGCGCCAGAACGCCGGCGAATCATCGGTCATCGTCGGCAATGCCTTGACCAGCGGCAAGGTCCCGCCGGAGGCACAATTGGCCTTCACGAAATTCGTCGGTGCTACCGACGCCGCCTGGAGCGCGATCGAGCTGGCCGCCACTGGCATGCAACTGCCCCCGGCGCTGTCCGCGTCCATGGCGGACACCAAGTCGGTCTATTTCGACCCGCAATATACCGGCACGCGTGATGGCATCATCGCGGCGGTGGCCAAAGGCGAGAAGGCGTCGATGACCGCCAACCAGTGGAGCCCCTTCTCGGTCGGCCGCATGGCAAGCGCGATCAAGCTCGCCGATTCCGCGCTCGCCGCAGCCAGGGATCACGCCGCTGCCCAGCGCGCCGGAGCCCTGCAATCCCTGCTGGTCCAGCTGGCCCTGCTCGTCACCGCAATCGTTCTGACCGGCGCCGCAATGCTCGCGGTCAGCCGCCGCGTGATCACCCCGCTGCACCGGATTCGCGATGCCATGCTCAAGGTCGCCGGTGGCGATCTAGGCGTCGACAGCGGCTATCTCGACCGCAAGGACGAGATCGGCTCGCTTGCCGGCGCGCTAGAGACTTTCAAGCAACAGGCGGTCGACAAGCTCAAGATCGAGGAGCAGGAGCGCGAACGCAACGCCGGCGCCGCCGCGCGCCAGCGCGCGATCGAGACCTATGTCGGCGAGTTCGAAGGCGTGGTGCACAAATCACTGGGCGAATTGAGCGAGGCTTCCAGCGAGATGCGCAAGACCTCGGGCGATCTGTCCGAAGTGTCGCGCCAGACCAATGAGCGCGTCGAAGTTGCAGGCAGAGCTTCAAACGAAGCCTCTTCCAGCGTCGAGAGCGTCGCGGCCGCCGCCGAAGAGCTCTCCGCCTCCATCAACGACATCAGCCAGCAGGCCGCCCATGCCGCAGGCATCGCCAGCCGCGCCGTCAACCAGGCCCGCGAGACCGACGGCACCGTTCAAGGGCTGGCGCAATCCGCAGGCCGTATCGGCGAGGTCGTCGGCCTGATCAACACGATCGCGGCGCAGACCAACCTGCTCGCGCTCAACGCCACGATCGAAGCCGCACGTGCCGGCGAGGCCGGGCGCGGCTTTGCCGTGGTCGCCTCGGAGGTGAAGTCGCTGGCGAGCCAGACCGCGAAGGCAACGGAGGAAATCTCCGAGCAGATCGCCGACATCCAGAAGGTCGCCGGTGACGCCATCAACGCGATCCAGGCGATCGGCGGCATCATCGGCGAGGTCAACGAAGTCGCCACCGCGATCGCGGCCGCCGTGCAGGAGCAGGGCGCGGCGACGCAGGAGATCACCCGCAGCACGCAATATGCCGCGCAAGGCACCAAGAACGTCTCCGACAACATCACCGGCGTGAAGGCCGATGCCGACACCGCAGCCGGAGCCGCGGACAACGTCAAGCAGGCATCGGAGATACTGGAGACACAGAGCCGCCAGCTCGGTGAACAGGTCAGCGACTTCCTGGGCAAGATCCGCGCGGCGTAG
- a CDS encoding methyl-accepting chemotaxis protein, whose protein sequence is MLNRLTVSALLKAVIAITSVCVVIALSLTAYASWDRLKTANRISQIADASADLFKAMHNLRTDRSTTTRLLNATEPMDSEIEKYLRALRDAQMPAMARALELLPSMDFPQSGTMVPELSRLYKLLVEEQKQFWEDVAKPKDQRRAGLSKEYLETTQSLLDVLDKLSNTLAATVNHQDAEIDQLLSIKQSAWLLRNTAGEASLIVSTGLAAGKITPEGRYNYTQYVGGTAAMWKALELSTSGMQLPAGLASAMAAAKTAYFEPQYLALRDRLADALVKGEKAEMTANQWSPITVGRMASAVAVAESALDAAKGHTQEQRGAAQRALIVQLALLALAIGLAVGAIALVSRRVITPLNTIRDAMLKVAGGDLAVDSGYLDRQDEIGALAGALQTFKQQATEKLKIEEHERERNLGAAARQRAVEAYVGEFEGAVRKTLGELSEASGEMRKTSGDLSAVSRQTNDRVQVAGKASNDASMSVDSVAAAAEELSASINDISQQAAHAAGIASRAVTQARETDGTVQGLAQSAGRIGEVVGLINTIAAQTNLLALNATIEAARAGEAGRGFAVVASEVKSLASQTAKATEEISGQIADIQRVATDAINAIQTIGGIIGEVNEVATAIAAAVQEQGAATQEITRSTQFAAQGTKNVTDNISGVKTDADAAAAAADNVKHASEMLETQSRQLGHEVSDFLGKIRAA, encoded by the coding sequence ATGCTCAATCGTCTGACCGTATCCGCACTGCTGAAGGCGGTGATCGCGATCACGTCGGTCTGTGTGGTGATTGCGCTCTCGCTCACCGCCTATGCGTCCTGGGATCGCCTCAAGACCGCAAACCGCATCTCGCAGATTGCGGATGCCTCCGCCGATCTGTTCAAGGCGATGCACAATCTGCGTACCGACCGCTCGACCACCACGCGGCTCCTGAACGCGACCGAGCCGATGGATTCCGAGATCGAGAAATATCTGCGTGCGCTCCGCGATGCGCAGATGCCGGCGATGGCACGCGCGCTCGAGCTGCTGCCGAGCATGGACTTCCCGCAATCGGGGACGATGGTGCCGGAGCTGTCGCGTCTCTACAAGCTGCTGGTCGAGGAGCAGAAGCAGTTCTGGGAGGACGTCGCCAAGCCCAAGGACCAGCGCCGCGCGGGCCTGTCGAAGGAATATTTGGAGACGACGCAGAGCCTGCTCGACGTGCTCGACAAGCTGTCGAACACCCTGGCCGCGACCGTCAACCACCAAGACGCCGAGATCGACCAGTTGCTGTCGATCAAGCAGAGCGCCTGGCTACTGCGCAACACCGCGGGCGAAGCCTCGCTGATCGTCTCGACCGGGCTTGCGGCCGGCAAGATCACGCCGGAGGGCCGCTACAATTATACCCAATATGTCGGCGGCACAGCTGCGATGTGGAAGGCGCTGGAATTGTCGACCTCGGGCATGCAATTGCCGGCTGGCCTTGCCTCCGCCATGGCTGCGGCCAAGACGGCCTATTTCGAGCCTCAATATCTGGCCCTGCGCGACCGTCTCGCGGACGCACTGGTCAAGGGCGAGAAGGCCGAGATGACCGCCAACCAGTGGAGCCCGATCACGGTCGGCCGCATGGCGAGCGCTGTCGCGGTGGCCGAATCCGCGCTTGATGCCGCCAAGGGCCATACCCAGGAGCAGCGCGGTGCCGCCCAGCGCGCGCTGATCGTTCAGCTCGCGCTGCTGGCGCTCGCCATCGGGCTCGCCGTCGGCGCCATCGCGCTGGTCAGCCGCCGCGTCATCACTCCGCTCAACACCATCCGCGACGCCATGCTGAAGGTGGCGGGCGGCGACCTTGCGGTCGACAGCGGCTATCTCGACCGCCAGGACGAGATCGGCGCGCTGGCGGGCGCGCTGCAGACCTTCAAGCAGCAGGCCACCGAGAAGCTCAAGATCGAGGAGCACGAACGCGAACGCAATCTCGGCGCAGCCGCGCGCCAGCGCGCCGTCGAGGCCTATGTCGGTGAATTCGAGGGCGCGGTGCGCAAGACGCTGGGCGAACTGAGCGAAGCTTCCGGCGAGATGCGCAAGACCTCCGGCGATCTCTCGGCGGTGTCGCGCCAGACCAACGACCGCGTCCAGGTCGCGGGCAAGGCCTCGAATGACGCCTCCATGAGCGTCGATAGCGTTGCTGCCGCCGCCGAGGAGCTTTCTGCCTCGATCAACGACATCAGCCAGCAGGCCGCCCATGCCGCGGGCATCGCCAGCCGCGCCGTCACCCAGGCGCGCGAGACCGACGGCACCGTGCAGGGACTGGCACAGTCCGCGGGACGCATTGGCGAAGTCGTCGGATTGATCAACACCATCGCGGCGCAGACCAATTTGCTCGCACTCAACGCGACGATCGAAGCCGCGCGCGCCGGGGAAGCCGGCCGCGGCTTCGCGGTCGTCGCTTCCGAGGTGAAATCACTGGCCAGCCAGACCGCAAAGGCCACCGAGGAAATCTCCGGCCAGATCGCCGACATCCAGCGGGTCGCGACCGACGCCATCAACGCGATCCAGACCATCGGCGGCATCATTGGTGAAGTGAACGAGGTCGCGACCGCGATCGCCGCCGCAGTACAGGAGCAGGGTGCGGCGACCCAGGAGATCACGCGCAGCACACAATTCGCGGCGCAGGGCACCAAGAACGTCACAGACAATATCAGCGGCGTGAAGACCGATGCCGACGCTGCCGCAGCCGCCGCGGACAACGTCAAGCACGCCTCCGAGATGCTGGAGACCCAGAGCCGCCAGCTCGGCCACGAGGTCAGCGACTTCCTCGGCAAAATCCGCGCGGCGTAA
- a CDS encoding Thivi_2564 family membrane protein: MLVGVLVTFLVVILVLYLINMLPMDGRAKQIARVIVIIIGIVSLLKYLAVF, from the coding sequence ATGTTGGTCGGCGTACTCGTCACATTCCTCGTCGTCATTCTCGTGCTCTATCTCATCAACATGCTGCCGATGGACGGCCGCGCCAAACAGATCGCGCGGGTGATCGTCATCATCATCGGTATCGTGTCGCTGCTGAAATATCTGGCGGTATTC